The region CTCATTCCACAAGTCCTTATCTTCTGTCCTAGCTGTAGACTGGCTAGATGATACCTCCTTAGTTGATTCAGTAAACGGCTCAGAAGATATTTGACTGGACGACTGAATTTCACTACTTGAACTAGTTTTATTAAGCCCAACAGTTGAACGCCCGCACCCTGTTAAAAGGGCAAAAGTAAGCAGCCCCGAACTATAAAGACCAACCCTTAAAAATCTTTTCATACACATCATACACACACTTCCTTTATAACTTGTTAGGTTAATTCTAGCAGAGGAGGGGGTAAATACAAGAAAAAGCACGTGGGTGCGTGCTTTTTATTGTGAACATAATTAAAAAACTATATCAAGGACTTAGTAAATTACTTCTAAAAGTACTATTTTGGATGCTAAAACATTCTCTATTTTTAAACAAGATTTTTTAGAGAATACCATATCTATATTTAAAATTATATAATGACAGTCATCCATAACCACCGTTATAGTTATTAAATATATAACACTAACATAGTATTTTTTATATGTAATAATCTAAAATTATACTCATCGCTGTTGCAAAATTATTACCAATTTCTTTATAATCTTTATTAAAACCAACATTTAAAACTTTAACAAAATTATCAAAACTATATATAGTATTAATATGTTTATCCGTAATACTGTTTTGAATAGTATCAGCTTTCGCCTTAAGTAAAAGTTCTTGATAAAATAAATCTATTTCACTAGTTCTATTGTTAGGATGAGCCTTATTAAAATGTTGCGTCGGTGTCAAAGCAATAATATTTTCATAAAATGCAGAAATCTCTGGATATTTATGTTGTGGAAAAATATGATGCATTTGTGTAGCTCCACCAGCACTGAATAAATCATGCATCTCTGAAACACCCCTATTATACTTATCATTAAACCTTCGTACGATTCTCTTAGCTTTTGCTGATTCATATTTGAGACTAGAATTTTTAGTATTTTGTACTCTTTTCTCCCAATCACTACGAGTCATATCTTTAGGTTTAGAGCTAGTAGAATCACGAAAATTAACTTTATTATACATTAATTCAGAATAGGTAATAACATTTTTAGAAATTCTACCTCTACTAGTTCCTAATTTTTTAAATTTATAAGCTAAAGGATTCAAAATTTTAGTAAAAATTCTTCCAATTTCAATACGTCCATTAATTGGTGTATTTTTTATAATAAATGTTCCATATTTATCTTTCAATAAAGAATATGATTCTTGAGTTTGATTTTTGAAAAATTTCGAAAATGAATTCCAAATCTCACTATCTTTCAAAACTTTTCTACAATATTCAACAATAAAATTAGTTGAAAATTTTTCTTTAGCAGCAATATATTCTAAAATATCAACATCATTGACACTATAAACATTCAAATTCTTGTTTTTACTTTTATGTAAAATATTTGCATTAGCTAACATTTCCAAAGGTTGTGCAAAAAATTTATCATATTCATGTTTAGACTTTTCATTACTAATTTCAGGTTTATTAAACGTATCAATTACATACTCATTTGCATAATCTGATTTTCTAATATCAGAAGCTGAAAATTCGAAACCATCCTCTTTTCCATCAATAAAATTTATCACACAATCTGCAACTGCACATACAACATCAGGTGTACATTTTTGATCAATCCAACGACCATTTTTATTTAATCTTATATCATAATTTTGAGAGTTTAAAAATTTAATCAAATAATCTTCACTAAACACAGGCATCCTCCAGATGAATTTTACACGATTATATCATTATTTTAAAAAAAAATCATCAACCTCACCATTGTAGAGACCAAAAAACTTAACAGAATTTGAATCTATATTTAAACTTCTCGTACTTAAATTTCGAGCAATACTATAAAATTTCGAAAACACTTCACTACTAAGAAATTTCAAATGCTTATCTGTAATTTCATATTCAGATATATTTTCTAAAATTGCTACAGATCCATTAACAATAACATCCTTAGGTTTTCTTATAACCCTTGGATAATAGGTCATATTAGGACTTAAAAAAACATCATCCCTTTCATAATAATTACCAACGGAAAACCTG is a window of Streptococcaceae bacterium ESL0729 DNA encoding:
- a CDS encoding restriction endonuclease, coding for MFSEDYLIKFLNSQNYDIRLNKNGRWIDQKCTPDVVCAVADCVINFIDGKEDGFEFSASDIRKSDYANEYVIDTFNKPEISNEKSKHEYDKFFAQPLEMLANANILHKSKNKNLNVYSVNDVDILEYIAAKEKFSTNFIVEYCRKVLKDSEIWNSFSKFFKNQTQESYSLLKDKYGTFIIKNTPINGRIEIGRIFTKILNPLAYKFKKLGTSRGRISKNVITYSELMYNKVNFRDSTSSKPKDMTRSDWEKRVQNTKNSSLKYESAKAKRIVRRFNDKYNRGVSEMHDLFSAGGATQMHHIFPQHKYPEISAFYENIIALTPTQHFNKAHPNNRTSEIDLFYQELLLKAKADTIQNSITDKHINTIYSFDNFVKVLNVGFNKDYKEIGNNFATAMSIILDYYI